AACAATTTAGCTGGGATTATCACCATTGATTTGATCATCGGAAACGCAGAAGAAAAGCACGCAACAATCTGATCAAAGCagaaagatcagatgaagcaacgATAGCAGTGGCTGATTTGTGAAAGAAAAAAATCAGCAAGAAAGGAAGAAGTTTAGCAAAGCAGAATATATTTCAGATAATGGTACCAACAGTTAACGCATCGATGCAGCATCTGATCACAATCGGTGATCAAAAGTAAGTAGCAAGTAGCTTGCAGCAGGATTGATCAAATTTTTGTGATTAGAAAAAAAAACAGTAGCAGTTAGCATGTCAGCAGTAGAATGGCAGTCAACAGAAAACAGCAGGTTGCAGTAGCAGTAAATATCAGGAGGTAGAAAATTTCTCGTGGCAATTAACGAGAAACAGTCAGCAAGTTATAGCAAGATCGAAAGATGTTCGTTTCAAGATTACGGGGTGAATGTTGGGTAATCTTGAGACCATGTTGCAGCCCATTATCGAGAATTGAAGTCCAAATATTTTCGAGCCATTAGCTTAGCAAAGAAGCCCAAAATTCAAGTAGGCTAGTGAAGTATTTGAGTATGGGTTTAAAGGAACTAAAGTGAAAGAACGTGATCGAGTAGTagtttacaaaagaaagaaatgtgTTTGTACGTATGAAGTTGAATGACGTACTCTCATGTTCTACAAGTCAATAACTCCATCCATGCATGGCTCATTATTTTATATGTTTGCTTAGTTATTGCATGAAGGTTTTAAGAAGTTATGCACGTTTGCACGTGTCATACATGTAGTGAGTTTGGCATTTGGAGATCTGGTAGTTTATTTCTTATATATCCCCGTAGGAGTAGCATTCTTTTTGCACTTGATATAAATATGTAACCTTATATTTAGTAGAAAGTAGAGCATGATAAAGTGTAGTCTTTGTGTGTTGAATATATTAGCAAGTTGCAAGTTATATTTTATGAGTTATTTTTAGTGTTATAGCAAGGCATGTTCCAATACATAACCTGCAAATTTTCATCTTATAGTTTCAGCTTCCATTTGATAGTCAGGGGCGGTGCCAGTATGGGGCAAGTGGGAGCAACCGCCCCCAatggatttttaatttttaatgtaAAAATTTAGATCTTTTCATTTTGTCCCCAGTGAATTTGTTTTAGTTCAAAAGTCTTCATATTTTACCCCAAtgccttcatattttgctcaaagGCCTTCGTATTTTGCCCAAATGGGGTTCGGACCTAGATGGCGACAATGGGTGATGTTGTGTCTCGAAAATGCACGTTCGTTCGTTCTTATTAATGGGAGTCTGACTCATGAATTCGAAATTCAAAGAGGTTTGCGCCAAGGAGATCCATTGAGCCCTTTTTTGTTTTTAATTGTCATGGAAGGTCTGCACTTGATGCTTCGGGATGGTGTTATCGACGGGAGAATTCATATTGCGAAAGGTGGAAACCCCTCGTTTGATGTGTCTCATCTCTTTTATGCGGATGACGCGATGGTCGTTTCGGAGTGGTGCTTGGAGAGTTTGGTTAACACCATTAATGTCTTTTAATGATTTTTTTTGGATTTTCAGTATTAAAAATCAACATGTCGAAATCGAACATTTATGGAGTGGGGGTGAAAAATAGTGATATTGATGCTTTTATCTTAGATTCATGGTGTGCTGGTGGGACGTTTCCCTTCACATATTTGGGACTTCCCATTGGGGTCAACCTGAATCGAGTTGGTGGTTGGAAGACGTTGATTGAGAGGTTTAAGAAACGGCTAGCGGGTTAGAAGGAAAACATGCTTTCTATAGGAGGGCGTTTAACCCTGATAAATTCGGTTCTCGGTAGCCTTGGTATTTATTATTTATCTATTTTAGATGTCCGGAGTCAGTTTTCAATGATTTGGAGGGTATACGATCCTCTTTTTTTGGGGTAGCACGAAAAATAACAGAAAGATGCATTGGGTTAGATGGGATCTTACCATGGCGGATTTTGAAAAAGGGGGCTTAAATATCGGTAGTTTAAAGTCATTTAAATTTGGCATTACTTTCTAAATGGTTATGGCGTTTCAGTGTCAATAATGACGCGTTTTGGGCAAAGGTGATAGTTGCAATTTATGGTACATCAGCAGGGTTGAATGAAGAGGATAATGTCGGTTTTGgcttgtaagaccctaataattaTTGAACGGTGGTGTAAATAGGGTATTTGAAGTGTGGGTtatattgtgcagttaaacagaggtCAGATCCTGTCCAGaccagggtgcgctcagcgcacacttaagggtgcgcgtggcgcactactactgtagccggattctgtttcATTTTAttgatattttggaagggctttttggtaaattcacttagggCCGAGTTAAGGGCCACAAGATCAGTGgatggagtgtcataactccactttcagccaccttcatctttctacttcaagtttagagagagaaacccttttgagagagagaaagctcaaaccaaggaggaagaagttgatttcgggccaaaccgcgtgtgttaaagttattcatctaatcactagctacgttgtgattgtggtggtaagctctaactttgatttccttattttaatttgtttaagggttagggtttgggttagtgatgaacataaaacccatatttggtaattttgggtgttcttgggtaagattaggTCATGCGGAcctaagaatgactaacctagagttttggaaatgttaaatgaACTTAtgggtcataattggttagttaattactagcacacctagtcatttagcaaatgggtgttaatggggttagtggatgacccgaaatgggtgtgtgacttaaaatggttaaatgggtaataattgacctagttgggaaatatgggtatgaaataccctaatggtgtaatagttagtgttgttggaccttagtcacCAGCTTTTAGTGATATGTCATGAtcgtgaccttaaatggacggttttggtgaaaatggggcatttaatgcatttaagtcattaaatgcacattagTGAATGGTTAGAATtttgtccaactagtttgtgtgttgattgagtacttactgTATTAAGTACCTTGCTTTGAagtttgcggaagtataaaaccgtcaccgaatcgttaaggtgagtggaataattatatgcgtaggtatataatgcatTTATTTGTTATAGCGTGGGATGTGTAGTGTCGATGTGCAAAGACACCacttttcacgtgatgagtgaagtgacGATGTGCTAAGAcatcactcaaagtaatatgacgggtgaagtgtcgacgtgttaagacaccactcggagtgaagcatcgatgtgataagatgccactccaagaatgtaacggatgaagtgtcgacgtgttaagacgccatccggggtgaagtatcgatgtgttaagataccactccaagtaagttgatgagtgaagtgtcgacatgttaagacaccactcggggtgaagtatcgacgtgttaagatgccacccttgggattagtgtacgatgtgttaagtactctaatggttgttatgaacaccgatgggaaatttaagTACCATTCCTCGTACGATTGGTtatccatggttatgtgttgtagaatAGCATATTATATCGTTCGTGTTATGTGCTATTGTTGGTGCTAGCTCGTGATATCGTTGATTTAGCATTTTACTtgaaatggtatgctaatttaTAAATGCTAGCggttatgaggtatttgtgtaagtgtttgcaagtaggtgtattatatatgtatgtgtataattattgcattcactaagctttgcttaccatctcgttgtttacctttatataggctctggcgtggacaagggtaagggcgttcgtttggattagagatcccgctttgttttaataggggacgctttttgggatgtgttagcttttgaagtttgaccaagatttgggtagtttaacccccaaacatcatgctctagtgtcatttggaatttaaactagtgtggtcgaaacttacaTTTTGTATAAAACTagtatttcggccatatgtgggcccggttcataaaacttgttttattattgaaacgtgttagttttacatattagaacatgttgtgaaaagcgtttcgtctaaatatgtcaggaagtgggagatctttaattgaaatttGACAAAATTGGACAGAAGCTATTGGAGCTTTTACGCACCGCGCACCCTAGGGTGCTGCGCGCCGCACACCTAtgctgaataaaaaaaatattttgtgtattcggttggatattgggtttggtcgttacaagtggtatcagagaatggtctaagagatttaggcgacgtgagataggtgcctagacttagactttattgtgtatgcgctttatgcgggacttgtaggagacgggtcggaccgagaattggttagtgcctaggtttaggtgaactaactatgcgctaattgttttgtgttgtatttgcaatcatcaagcgagatagacgttgtactagcaagttaatgcgacgtgctcgcgtaacaatgattagctaccattgttacgggttcaaatcgtgtcaaacgagcaatgtacgacgattgttaagtaagatggggcggtgaggtgtatatgtatataattgagtcttgtcctctcgtttcattatttaatctatttccgttttatagtatgaagacgagaaatggacccgagaacaatgatggaggtacgagtgaggatgttgagttcacggccaaagttgaggccatctttaaacatcAAAAAGCGAAGTTTCctgaagacgttaagaagatgtttctagatacgattgaggagcaactagtcaatgtagtaaaggaacaaGTTAAACATGTTCTACaggaagataatgtgggaagacgggtgATGTGTGCGAGATGGTgtaaaaatagttatatttttacaacaaaatactattaaatacgatacaattttacacaagttatttatttatttatagagtggatatacctaaaccttgctacaacacttataggcagtgtacctaatcgtacagtagtgtagtttttagtaagtccggttcgtccacaaggaactcgccaagtttaacgctatatttttaaaactatatttgtaaataaatatatatattacaattattattacaaaagggggtttttaccgtttaatgaccggtttgtcgatttgaaaactttagtcgcagttaaaacctaatgtaaaatattaaaagtaaaaataacttaatttaaagcggaaattaaataacaataatgaaattgcgataaaataaagtgcgataattaaaaagtatgataattaaaaggtacgataaataaaatgacaataaattaaaatgcgataattaaaagtgcaattaaatatgaaatatataaattatgcttatttaaactttcataatcatgatgtttgacgtgttgattttagtttattaccatgggttaattgtaccttgtcctggattattcaatatgtccgtctggtttttgtctataacagtccatcagtcataaatataaagtgcgagtgtcctcgtcaaattatccttatatccgaagtcaaatattccaactaattggggacttaaactataattacaccaagtgtccttgtatataattcacccctgttttaataagtccattaactattaattcatttccatgtccggttaaatgaacgattattagtacttataaatatcccgcccatcgtgtagtgacccgaacttttccatgtttatatatattaattgagattgatatttacatgattaaatgtttccaacatgttaaacaatcaaacttgttaagacttgattaattgaaataggtttcatatagacaattgaccacccaagttgaccggtgattcacgaacgttaaaacttgtaaaaactatatgatgacatatatatggttatatatatagttaacatgatattatgataagtaaacatatcattaagtatattaacaatgaactacatatgtaaacacaagactactaacttaatgattttgaaacgagacatatatgtaacgattatcgttgtaacgacatttaatgtatatatatcatattaagagatattcgtacatcataatatcatgataatataataatttaaaatctcttttgatattataaacattgggttaaaaacatttaacaagatcgttaacctaaaggtttcaaaacaacatttacatgtaacgactaacgatgacttaacgactcagttaaaatgtatatacatgtagtgttttaatatgtattcatacaattttgaaagacttcaagacacttatcaaaatacttctacttaacaaaaatgcttacaattacatcctcgttcagtttcatcaacaattctactcgtatgcacccgtattcgtactcgtacaatacacagcttttagatgtatgtactattggtatatacactccaatgatcagctcttagcagcccatgtgagtcacctaacacatgtgggaaccatcatttggcaactagcatgaaatatctcataaaattacaaaaatatgagtaatcattcatgacttatttacatgaaaacaaaattacatatcctttatatctaatccatacaccaacgaccaaaaacacctacaaacactttcattcttcaattttcttcatctaattgatctctctcaagttctatcttcaagttctaagtgttcttcataaattccaaaagttctagtttcataaaatcaagaatactttcaagtttgctagctcacttccaatcttgtaaggtgatcatccaacctcaagaaatctttgtttcttacagtaggttatcattctaatacaaggtaataatcatattcaaactttggttcaatttctataactataacaatcttatttcaagtgatgatcttacttgaacttgttttcgtgtcatgattctgcttcaagaacttcgagccatccaaggatccattgaagctagatccatttttctcttttccagtaggtttatccaaggaacttaaggtagtaatgatgttcataacatcattcgattcatacatataaagctatcttattcgaaggtttaaacttgtaatcactagaacatagtttagttaattctaaacttgttcgcaaacaaaagttaatccttctaacttgacttttaaaatcaactaaacacatgttctatatctatatgatatgctaacttaatgatttaaaacctggaaacacgaaaaacaccgtaaaaccggatttacgccgtcgtagtaacaccgcgggctgttttgggttagttaattaaaaactatgataaactttgatttaaaagttgttattctgagaaaattatttttattatgaacatgaaactatatccaaaaattatggttaaactcaaagtggaagtatgttttctaaaatggtcatctagacgtcgttctttcgactgaaatgactacctttacaaaaacgacttgtaacttatttttcggactacaaacctatactttttctgtttagattcataaaatagagttcaagatgaaaccatagcaattggattcactcaaaacggatttaaaatgaagaagttatgggtaaaacaagattggataatttttctcattttagctacgtgaaaattggtaacaaatctattccaaccataacttaatcaacttgtattgtatattatgtaatcttgagataccatagacacgtatacaatgtttcgacctatcatgtcgacacatctatatatatttcggaacaaccatagacactctatatgtgaatgttggagttagctatacagggttgaggttgattccaaaatatatatagtttgagttgtgatcaatactgagatacgtatacactgggtcgtggattgattcaagataatatttatcgatttatttctgtacatctaactgtggacaactagttgtaggttactaacgaggacagctgacttaataaacttaaaacatcaaaatatattaaaagtgttgtaaatatattttgaacatactttaatatacatgtatatattgttataggttcgtgaatcaacagtggccaagtcttacttctcgatgaagcaaaaatctgtgaaagtgagttatagtcctacttttaaaatctaatatttttgggatgagaatacatgcaggttttataaatgatttacaaaatagacacaagtacgtgaaactacattctatggttgaattatcgaaatcgaatatgcccctttttattaagtctggtaatctaagaattagggaacagacaccctaattgacgcgaatcctaaagatagatctatcgggcccaacaagccccatccaaagtaccggatgctttagtacttcgaaatttatatcatatccgaagggtgtcccggaatgatggggatattcttatatatgcatcttgttaatgtcggttaccaggtgttcaccatatgaatgatttttatctctatgtatgggatgtgtattgaaatatgaaatcttgtggtctattattatgatttgatatatataggttaaacctataactcaccaacatttttgttgacgttttaagcatgtttattctcaggtgattattaagagcttccgctgtcgcatacttaaataaggacgagatttggagtccatgcttgtatgatattgtgtaaaaactgcattcaagaaacttattttgttgtaacatatttgtattgtaaaccattatgtaatggtcgtgtgtaaacaggatattttagattatcattatttgataatctacgtaaagctttttaaaacctttatctatgaaataaaggttatggtttgttttaaaaatgaatgcagtctttgaaaaacgtctcatatagaggtcaaaacctcgcaacgaaatcaattaatatggaacgtttttaatcaataagaacgggacatttcagttggtatccgagcgttggtcttagagaaccagaattttgcattagtgtgtcttatcgagtttgttaggatgcattagtgagtctggacttcgaccgtgtttacttgaaaaatgattgcttaacaaattttgttggaaactatatatttttaacatgtgaatattatgtgatatattaatctcttaacgcgtttgatattatgtgatagatgtctacctctagaaaaagtcccattgactcacctaataataatgaagagtcaaatgtaaattggaatgattcgtggactgattcacaagttcccgaagaggaaccggaagaagagtcggaaccggaagaagaatcggaaccggaagaagaatcggaaccggatgaagaaatagaactggtgggggatataataaaacggttaagtaaaagaaaatcctcaaccaactgaccaaggttaattatggtcaatggtgtttccgccaaggaagcaaaatattgggaggattaccaattctccgatgaatcggattccgacgagaattccgatgatgttatagaaattaccccaactgaatttaaaaaggcaaaagaaaataataagggaaagggcataaaaatagagaaatctaattccaaccccgatgaactttatatgtatcgtcaacccccgaagtccttaagttgtaacaatgacccgggaacctctaaaccaccaggtttttctaaaccaatgtggataacgacggctcgtattaggggaacatcatatatccctagaaacttggcaaaacgaaccaaaaccgaagaagaagaaacaagcgagtcggaataagatagttgtattcgtgtggtgtaatatatgtaatatagtgttcttatgctttatgatatatgtaaaaattgcttgtattaataagtatttttttatgaatctaactcttgtctatttta
This genomic stretch from Rutidosis leptorrhynchoides isolate AG116_Rl617_1_P2 chromosome 11, CSIRO_AGI_Rlap_v1, whole genome shotgun sequence harbors:
- the LOC139874785 gene encoding uncharacterized mitochondrial protein AtMg01250-like, with the translated sequence MPSYFAQRPSYFAQMGFGPRWRQWVMLCLENARSFVLINGSLTHEFEIQRGLRQGDPLSPFLFLIVMEGLHLMLRDGVIDGRIHIAKGGNPSFDVSHLFYADDAMVVSEWCLEILKINMSKSNIYGVGVKNSDIDAFILDSWCAGGTFPFTYLGLPIGVNLNRVGGWKTLIERFKKRLAG